The following are encoded together in the Cicer arietinum cultivar CDC Frontier isolate Library 1 chromosome 2, Cicar.CDCFrontier_v2.0, whole genome shotgun sequence genome:
- the LOC101495610 gene encoding acidic endochitinase-like has translation MAKLAISVSFFTFILLALAYSSNAGSIAIYWGQNGNEGTLAQTCATGNYEYVILAFLPSFGNGQKPMINLAGHCDPYSNACTKLTSDIKSCQSKGIKVLLSIGGGAGSYSLSSSHDAKQVATYLWNNFLGGRSPSRPLGPAVLDGIDFDIEGGTNLYWDDLARYLKGYGKNVYLTAAPQCPFPDAWIGNALKTGLFDCVWVQFYNNPPCQYSGGAISNLEDAWKQWISDIPAKKIFLGLPASPQAAGSGFIDASDLTSKVLPAIKDSSKYGGVMLWSRYYDGQSGYSSSIKNHV, from the coding sequence ATGGCAAAATTGGCAATTTCCGTCTCATTCTTCACTTTTATTCTATTGGCATTAGCATATAGTTCTAATGCTGGAAGCATAGCAATATACTGGGGGCAAAATGGTAATGAAGGCACGCTAGCACAAACATGTGCCACAGGTAACTATGAATATGTTATTTTAGCCTTCCTTCCATCATTTGGCAATGGCCAAAAACCAATGATAAATCTAGCAGGACATTGTGATCCATACAGCAATGCCTGCACAAAGTTAACCTCTGACATAAAATCATGCCAATCCAAAGGCATCAAAGTTTTGCTGTCAATAGGCGGAGGCGCCGGTAGCTACTCGCTTTCATCCTCTCACGATGCAAAACAAGTAGCTACTTATCTTTGGAATAACTTCTTGGGTGGACGATCTCCGTCTCGTCCTCTTGGTCCTGCTGTTCTTGATGGGATCGACTTCGACATCGAAGGTGGAACAAATCTTTATTGGGACGATCTCGCTAGGTACCTTAAAGGGTACGGCAAAAACGTTTACTTGACGGCCGCGCCTCAGTGCCCTTTTCCTGATGCTTGGATTGGTAATGCACTTAAGACAGGTCTTTTTGATTGTGTTTGGGTTCAATTTTACAACAACCCTCCTTGTCAGTATAGTGGAGGTGCAATTAGCAATCTTGAAGATGCATGGAAACAGTGGATATCTGATATTCCAGCCAAGAAAATCTTCTTGGGATTACCAGCTTCTCCTCAGGCTGCAGGTAGTGGATTCATAGATGCCAGTGATCTTACTTCAAAAGTGCTTCCTGCTATTAAGGATTCTTCTAAATATGGAGGTGTTATgctttggtctaggtactatGATGGTCAGAGTGGTTATAGTTCCTCCATCAAAAACCATGTCTAA